The DNA window CTAAACAGACATAAGATGTATTGGACATTAGAATTAGCATCCTACTTAAGTGATGCACCGTGGCCTGCTAACAAAGACGAACTTATCGATTATGCTATTAGAGCTGGGGCTCCATTAGAAGTAGTTGAAAACCTACAGTCGATAGAAGACGAAGGGGAAATATATGAGTCAATGGAAGAAATATGGCCAGATTATCCTACTGACGAAGATTATCTTTGGAATGAGGATGAATATTAAATAAAAATCTCAAGAAAAAAGTCTCAAAAGAGGCTTTTTTTTTGGTTAAATTTACAGACTGTAATTTAGATAGTACATAATAAATCAATTAAAAATAATAATTACGATTTGAAATAGTTTCAATTCGTAGTTTGTAATTCGTAATTCGCAAATAAAAATGAGTTTCATAAACAGCATCATCAAAGCCTTTGTCGGAGATAAATCTCAAAAAGATGTCAAAGCTTTGCAACCTTATTTAGCTAAAATTAAAACATTCGAAAGCGCTTTAGCTGCCTTATCCAATGATGAATTAAGAGCTAGAACCACTTTTTTTAAAGACAAAATACAACAAGCCCGCGCCGAAAAAGATGCTAAAATCGCTTCATTAAAATCAGAAGCAGAAGCCATTGCGGATATAGACAAACGCGAAGACATCTATGTAGAAATTGATGCTTTGGAAAAAGAGGCCTACGAAATTTCAGAAAAAACCTTGATGGAAATTCTTCCTGAAGCTTTTGCGGTGGTGAAAGAAACCGCCAAACGTTTCAAAGAAAATACCGAAATAAAAGTGACTGCCACCCCTCAGGACAGAGAACTTTCGGCAACGAAAACCTACATCACACTTGATGGTGACCACGCTATTTGGTCTAATTCCTGGAATGCTGCTGGTAAACAAATTACTTGGGACATGATTCACTACGATGTTCAATTGATTGGTGGAATGGTTTTGCACGAAGGTAAAATTGCCGAAATGCAAACTGGGGAAGGAAAAACATTGGTAGCGACTTTGCCAATTTATTTGAATGCTTTGACCGGAAACGGAGTGCATTTGGTAACGGTAAACGACTATTTGGCTAAACGTGATAGTACGTGGAAAGCCCCTCTTTTTGAATTTCACGGGTTAACTGTAGATTGTATCGACAATCACCAACCTAATTCTGAAGGTAGAAAAAAAGCCTATAATGCCGACATTACTTACGGTACAAATAACGAATTTGGTTTCGACTATTTGAGAGACAATATGGCACATTCGCCAGACGATTTGGTACAAAGAAAACACAATTATGCCATTGTCGACGAGGTCGATTCGGTTTTGATTGATGACGCTAGAACGCCATTGATTATTTCGGGTCCCGTTCCACAAGGGGATCGTCACGAATTTAATGAGTTGAAACCAAAAATCGAAAACTTGGTGGCGCTTCAACGTCAATTGGCCAACGGATTTTTGTCGGAAGCTAAAAAATTAATCAAAGAAGGAAATACAAAAGATGGTGGTTTCTTATTATTGAGAGCGCACCGAAGTTTGCCAAAAAACAAAGCCTTAATTAAGTTTTTGAGTGAAGAAGGAATCAAACAATTGCTTCAAAAAACCGAAAACCAATACATGCAAGATAACAACCGCGAAATGCCAAAAGTGGACGAAGCCTTGTATTTTGTAATTGAAGAGAAAAACAATCAGGTAGAATTGACGGATAACGGAATCAAATTCCTTTCCGGAGATACCGATAGTAATTTCTTCGTTTTACCAGACATTGGAACTGAGATAGCCATTATCGAAAAGAAAAATCTAGAGAAAGACAAAGAAGCCGAGGAAAAAGAAAAATTATTCCAAGATTTCGGTGTGAAAAGCGAACGTATTCATACCCTGACACAATTGCTAAAAGCTTACACCCTATTCGAAAAAGATGTCGAATATGTAATAATGGACAATAAAATTCTTATTGTCGATGAGCAAACGGGCCGTATTATGGATGGCCGCCGTTATTCAGACGGATTACACCAAGCGATTGAAGCTAAAGAAAGTGTAAAAATCGAAGATGCTACTCAAACTTTTGCAACCGTAACCCTGCAAAACTATTTCAGAATGTACAGCAAATTGGCTGGTATGACAGGAACGGCGGTTACCGAAGCGGGCGAGTTATGGCAAATCTATAAATTAGACGTAGTTGAAATCCCAACTAACAACCCACTGATTAGAAAAGACAAAGAAGATTTTATTTATAAAACCACTCGTGAAAAATTCAATGCTGTAATCGAAGATGTTACCGAATTATCGAATGCAGGAAGACCGGTTTTAATTGGTAC is part of the Flavobacterium nackdongense genome and encodes:
- a CDS encoding DUF2795 domain-containing protein, translating into MYWTLELASYLSDAPWPANKDELIDYAIRAGAPLEVVENLQSIEDEGEIYESMEEIWPDYPTDEDYLWNEDEY
- the secA gene encoding preprotein translocase subunit SecA, with amino-acid sequence MSFINSIIKAFVGDKSQKDVKALQPYLAKIKTFESALAALSNDELRARTTFFKDKIQQARAEKDAKIASLKSEAEAIADIDKREDIYVEIDALEKEAYEISEKTLMEILPEAFAVVKETAKRFKENTEIKVTATPQDRELSATKTYITLDGDHAIWSNSWNAAGKQITWDMIHYDVQLIGGMVLHEGKIAEMQTGEGKTLVATLPIYLNALTGNGVHLVTVNDYLAKRDSTWKAPLFEFHGLTVDCIDNHQPNSEGRKKAYNADITYGTNNEFGFDYLRDNMAHSPDDLVQRKHNYAIVDEVDSVLIDDARTPLIISGPVPQGDRHEFNELKPKIENLVALQRQLANGFLSEAKKLIKEGNTKDGGFLLLRAHRSLPKNKALIKFLSEEGIKQLLQKTENQYMQDNNREMPKVDEALYFVIEEKNNQVELTDNGIKFLSGDTDSNFFVLPDIGTEIAIIEKKNLEKDKEAEEKEKLFQDFGVKSERIHTLTQLLKAYTLFEKDVEYVIMDNKILIVDEQTGRIMDGRRYSDGLHQAIEAKESVKIEDATQTFATVTLQNYFRMYSKLAGMTGTAVTEAGELWQIYKLDVVEIPTNNPLIRKDKEDFIYKTTREKFNAVIEDVTELSNAGRPVLIGTTSVEISELLSRMLKMRGITHNVLNAKMHKQEAQIVEEAGKPGVVTIATNMAGRGTDIKLSAEVKAAGGLAIVGTERHDSRRVDRQLRGRAGRQGDPGSSQFYVSLEDNLMRLFGSERVAKVMDRMGLQEGEVIQHSMMTKSIERAQKKVEENNFGVRKRLLEYDDVMNAQREVVYKRRRHALHGERLKLDIANMLYDTCDLIVSENKASNDFKNFEFELIRYFSITSPVSESDFSKLTEMELTGKVYKAASQFYTEKTERSAREALPIISNVYEDKNNQYERIIVPFTDGIKSLNVVTDLKKAYESKGNQLVADFEKNITLAIVDEAWKKHLRKMDELKQSVQLAVHEQKDPLLIYKFEAYNLFSSMLNGVNKEVISFLFKGDLPQQQAPAIQEAKEVRQKEKYTETKDEIVSSESANREAGQTQPRQVTETIVRDQPKINRNDTVTIQNVANGQTQEMKYKKAESLIASGTWVLVH